One genomic region from Candidatus Goldiibacteriota bacterium encodes:
- a CDS encoding aldo/keto reductase has translation MNKREIGKTGIMVSEISLGCWTLGGDIDSGGMGWHGVSDKDAAEAINYAVDNGVNHFDNADVYGSGKAEKMLASALGSKNKKVVIASKVGWNKNEFENAFDARNIRRQCEQSLKNLKRDRLDIYYFHNCDFGKNDEYLEGAIAEFHKLRSEGVIKAIGLSGYSAGDFLRLTPRIKPDCIQSWCNIIHPDFVAEGPVSKMMKEMNITFVAFNPLSRGLLTGKFSRENPPVFDKNDVRETMDEFKPGTFEKLMDGVDKLKSKFGSGGEALVRAALQYILYHETAACVIPGFRNLQQVKMNLSAADKGLTEEEFMFIREAFL, from the coding sequence ATGAACAAACGCGAGATAGGTAAAACAGGAATCATGGTATCTGAAATATCGCTTGGATGCTGGACACTTGGCGGGGATATTGACAGCGGCGGCATGGGGTGGCACGGTGTTTCCGATAAGGATGCGGCAGAAGCCATAAATTACGCCGTTGATAACGGGGTTAACCATTTTGACAACGCGGACGTATATGGCAGCGGCAAGGCGGAAAAAATGCTGGCATCCGCGCTTGGGTCAAAAAACAAAAAAGTTGTAATTGCGAGCAAAGTAGGCTGGAACAAAAATGAATTTGAAAACGCGTTTGACGCGCGCAATATAAGAAGGCAGTGCGAGCAGTCGCTGAAGAATTTAAAAAGGGACAGGCTGGATATTTATTACTTTCATAACTGCGATTTCGGCAAGAATGACGAATACCTGGAAGGCGCTATTGCTGAGTTTCATAAATTAAGAAGCGAAGGCGTGATAAAAGCTATAGGGCTGTCCGGATATTCAGCCGGTGATTTTTTAAGGCTTACCCCAAGGATAAAACCCGACTGCATTCAAAGCTGGTGCAACATAATACACCCTGATTTTGTGGCAGAAGGGCCTGTAAGCAAAATGATGAAAGAAATGAACATTACTTTTGTGGCGTTTAATCCGTTGTCGCGCGGGTTATTAACAGGTAAATTCAGCAGAGAAAACCCTCCTGTGTTTGATAAAAATGATGTCAGGGAAACGATGGATGAGTTTAAGCCGGGTACGTTTGAAAAATTAATGGACGGCGTGGATAAGCTTAAAAGCAAATTTGGGTCAGGCGGCGAAGCACTTGTGCGCGCGGCATTACAGTATATTCTGTATCATGAAACTGCGGCATGCGTAATTCCGGGGTTCAGGAACTTACAGCAGGTAAAAATGAACCTGTCCGCCGCAGACAAAGGGCTTACTGAAGAAGAGTTTATGTTTATAAGAGAAGCGTTCCTTTAA
- the lipA gene encoding lipoyl synthase — MAEDIKRPEWAKKKIDFKNMHNTETALRGMNLHTVCHSARCPNISECYARGTAVFLILGNNCTRNCMFCNVTKAKPETLDLNEAERVITAAKKLKLKYLVVTSVTRDDLKDGGASVFADIIRKAIIEGIKIEVLVPDFKGNAADIKTVVDAMPDVFAHNIEVVPSLYQIRKGASYERSLDVLKTAKKLGAKKTKSGIMLGLGETEAEVLKTLDDIRGADVDYISIGQYLRPAKENAPVVEYLKPERFEFYKLAAMGKGFKHAESGVFVRSSYMADTYGKK; from the coding sequence ATGGCCGAAGATATAAAACGCCCGGAATGGGCAAAGAAAAAAATAGACTTTAAAAATATGCATAATACGGAAACCGCGTTAAGGGGAATGAACCTTCATACCGTATGCCACAGCGCGCGCTGCCCTAATATTTCGGAATGTTACGCAAGGGGGACTGCTGTTTTTTTAATTCTTGGAAACAACTGTACAAGGAATTGTATGTTTTGTAATGTTACAAAGGCAAAACCGGAAACACTTGACCTGAATGAAGCGGAAAGGGTAATTACAGCCGCTAAAAAGCTTAAACTTAAATATCTTGTGGTAACTTCCGTCACAAGGGACGATTTAAAAGATGGCGGCGCGTCAGTTTTTGCCGATATAATCAGAAAGGCAATAATAGAAGGGATAAAAATAGAGGTGCTTGTTCCGGATTTTAAAGGGAATGCTGCGGACATAAAAACCGTAGTGGATGCCATGCCGGATGTCTTCGCGCATAATATAGAAGTGGTGCCGTCGCTGTATCAAATAAGAAAAGGCGCTTCATATGAAAGAAGCCTTGATGTTTTAAAGACAGCAAAAAAACTTGGCGCGAAAAAAACAAAGTCCGGAATTATGCTTGGGCTTGGTGAAACAGAGGCGGAAGTATTAAAAACGCTTGATGATATCCGCGGCGCGGATGTGGATTATATTTCAATAGGGCAGTATTTACGGCCGGCAAAGGAAAACGCGCCGGTTGTGGAATATTTAAAACCGGAGCGTTTTGAATTTTATAAACTGGCGGCAATGGGTAAAGGTTTTAAACACGCGGAATCAGGGGTGTTTGTAAGAAGTTCTTATATGGCGGATACTTACGGCAAGAAGTAG
- a CDS encoding lipoate--protein ligase family protein has product MFLKGDFFPFKANSPYENMAIDEFLISRCLQTGVPQLRLYSWNPAGISLGKYQDAEKDINIDACLEDKIPIVRRLTGGGAIFHGSELTYSLVCSEDDIDCKGEPVKKTFEKLNSFIMLMYKKFGLDPAYGVYARPEESHGQRAGFCFSGTEEYDIIIEGKKIGGNAQARVKGLIFQHGSLPLAGNEEHEKYFKCPVEGNNYTCLNVLLKRQVAPLEAAANMAAAFMESFNCTLEPADFTMEEKKEIIKLLTGKYASIKWNMEGKT; this is encoded by the coding sequence ATGTTTTTAAAGGGTGATTTTTTTCCGTTTAAGGCCAATTCCCCCTACGAGAATATGGCCATTGATGAATTTCTTATTTCCCGCTGTCTGCAGACAGGTGTGCCGCAGTTAAGGCTGTATTCGTGGAACCCTGCCGGCATCTCGCTTGGAAAATACCAGGACGCGGAAAAAGACATAAATATAGACGCCTGCCTTGAAGATAAAATCCCAATTGTCCGCAGGCTGACAGGCGGCGGCGCTATTTTTCACGGCAGCGAACTTACATACAGCCTTGTGTGCAGCGAAGATGACATTGACTGTAAAGGCGAACCGGTAAAAAAAACTTTTGAAAAATTAAATTCTTTTATCATGCTTATGTATAAAAAGTTCGGCCTTGACCCGGCATACGGCGTGTACGCGCGGCCGGAAGAAAGTCACGGGCAAAGGGCTGGGTTTTGTTTTTCTGGTACGGAAGAATATGACATTATAATAGAAGGAAAGAAAATCGGCGGCAACGCGCAGGCAAGGGTTAAAGGTCTTATTTTTCAGCACGGGTCGCTGCCGCTTGCCGGTAATGAAGAACATGAAAAATACTTTAAATGCCCCGTAGAAGGTAATAATTATACGTGTTTAAACGTGCTTTTAAAAAGGCAGGTTGCGCCGTTAGAAGCCGCGGCAAACATGGCGGCGGCCTTTATGGAATCCTTTAACTGCACGCTTGAACCCGCGGATTTTACAATGGAAGAAAAAAAAGAGATAATAAAACTTTTAACCGGTAAATACGCGTCAATTAAATGGAATATGGAAGGTAAAACTTAA
- the gcvPB gene encoding aminomethyl-transferring glycine dehydrogenase subunit GcvPB translates to MKNIFEKSVKGRIGVDPGTPDTNMDSRLDPSLLRKTDNMLPEVSELEVVRHYTNLSRLNYSVDTHFYPLGSCTMKYNPKINEVTAVLPGFINAHPMLAYVKEDAVQGALEVIYKTSEMMCEITGMKKMTTQPYAGAHGEMTGILLMAQYHKVHGNNKTHIIVPESAHGTNPASAAAAGYEVVTVPVNSAGGIDLSALKEKMNAQTAGIMMTVPSTLGVFEKEVLEVSALARKFDALMYYDGANLNAIMGKARPGDMGFDIVHLNLHKTFSTPHGGGGPGAGMVGVSERLADFVPVPAVAKTKEGKFTLDFNVPHTIGNIASFFGNFGVMLKAYTYITMLGKEGLIEVSEKAVLNANYIMAKLKPYYYLPYDRTCMHEAVFSAKKQVMHGVHALDIAKALIDRGFHPPTIYFPLVVEEAIMIEPTETESKQDIDLFIEDMIDIAKLAETDPDKIKNTPVTTPVSRPDETKAAREPRLKCF, encoded by the coding sequence ATGAAAAATATATTTGAAAAAAGCGTAAAAGGCAGAATCGGCGTTGATCCGGGAACTCCGGATACCAATATGGACAGCCGCCTTGACCCTTCTTTATTAAGGAAGACCGATAACATGCTTCCGGAAGTGTCCGAACTTGAAGTGGTAAGGCATTACACAAATTTATCACGCCTTAATTATTCCGTGGATACACATTTTTATCCCCTTGGCTCCTGCACTATGAAATATAATCCAAAAATAAATGAAGTGACAGCTGTGCTGCCGGGCTTTATAAACGCGCACCCTATGCTGGCGTATGTAAAAGAAGACGCTGTGCAGGGCGCTCTGGAAGTAATATATAAAACCTCGGAAATGATGTGCGAAATAACAGGCATGAAAAAAATGACCACCCAGCCTTACGCGGGCGCGCACGGCGAAATGACGGGCATTCTTTTAATGGCGCAGTATCATAAAGTGCACGGTAATAATAAGACGCACATAATAGTACCCGAATCCGCGCACGGCACAAACCCGGCATCAGCCGCCGCCGCAGGATATGAAGTGGTGACAGTGCCGGTAAATTCCGCGGGTGGTATTGATTTAAGCGCCCTTAAAGAAAAGATGAACGCGCAGACAGCCGGCATAATGATGACTGTCCCAAGCACGCTTGGCGTGTTTGAAAAAGAGGTGCTGGAAGTGTCGGCGCTGGCAAGAAAATTTGACGCGCTTATGTATTACGACGGAGCCAACTTAAATGCTATTATGGGCAAAGCAAGGCCGGGAGACATGGGCTTTGATATTGTTCATCTTAATCTTCATAAAACTTTTTCCACGCCGCACGGCGGCGGAGGCCCCGGCGCCGGAATGGTGGGCGTATCTGAAAGGCTTGCTGATTTTGTGCCTGTGCCTGCAGTGGCAAAAACAAAAGAGGGAAAATTCACCCTTGATTTTAATGTACCGCATACAATAGGGAATATCGCTTCTTTCTTCGGAAACTTTGGCGTGATGCTTAAAGCGTACACGTACATTACAATGCTGGGCAAAGAAGGGCTTATTGAAGTTTCTGAAAAAGCGGTTTTAAACGCCAATTACATAATGGCAAAATTAAAGCCGTATTATTACCTGCCGTATGACCGCACGTGCATGCACGAAGCGGTTTTCAGCGCGAAAAAACAGGTAATGCACGGCGTGCACGCGCTTGATATTGCCAAAGCTTTAATTGACAGGGGTTTCCACCCGCCGACCATATATTTTCCGCTTGTGGTGGAAGAGGCAATAATGATAGAGCCCACAGAGACAGAATCCAAACAGGACATTGACCTTTTCATAGAAGATATGATTGATATCGCGAAACTTGCGGAAACCGACCCTGATAAAATAAAAAACACGCCGGTAACCACGCCTGTGTCCAGGCCGGATGAAACAAAGGCCGCCAGAGAACCAAGACTTAAATGTTTTTAA
- the gcvPA gene encoding aminomethyl-transferring glycine dehydrogenase subunit GcvPA, producing the protein MAGFTPHTESEIKEMLQAAGAPSIESLFSDITPELRAKSFNLPKGITEYEALNEMQELAAKNMSFTASFLGGGYYDHFIPAAVDTISSRAEFYTAYTPYQPEASQGTLRAVFEYQSMISGITGMELSNASLYDGGTAIYEAVNMAFRGSRKKKVIIDGGVNPLHIKMLKTHAKNIGVEFIEAPAENGRTDLKALAAMIDTDTAAVVAQNPNFYGFVNDYTSVFAQAAENGAASILSFYPVSLGILKTPAEMGADIAVAEGQSLGQPLSFGGPYLGIMAVNKKFMRKIPGRIVGETTDKEGRTVYVLTLQAREQHIKREKATSNICSNQALCALRAVVFLSLMGKEGFKKLALINLERAEYLKTKLSEISGIEVLTGPTFNEFSVKLKKEAQVFFKEMSAKGFIAGLPASVFYPQDKNTIIMNATEKKTVTQIDLFIKAVKECV; encoded by the coding sequence ATGGCAGGATTTACCCCGCATACAGAATCTGAAATAAAAGAAATGCTGCAGGCGGCGGGAGCCCCGTCAATAGAATCGCTTTTTTCCGACATAACTCCGGAATTGCGCGCGAAATCTTTTAACCTTCCCAAAGGCATTACTGAATACGAAGCATTAAATGAAATGCAGGAACTTGCCGCTAAAAATATGTCGTTTACCGCTTCTTTTCTTGGCGGCGGTTATTACGACCACTTTATCCCCGCGGCTGTTGATACAATCAGTTCGCGCGCGGAATTTTATACCGCTTACACGCCTTATCAGCCGGAAGCGTCGCAGGGAACTTTAAGGGCGGTTTTTGAATACCAGTCCATGATATCCGGCATTACGGGAATGGAACTTTCAAACGCCTCTTTATACGACGGCGGCACCGCAATATACGAAGCTGTAAATATGGCGTTCCGCGGAAGCAGAAAAAAGAAAGTCATAATTGACGGCGGCGTTAATCCGCTGCATATAAAAATGTTAAAAACACACGCAAAAAATATCGGCGTGGAATTTATTGAAGCGCCGGCAGAAAACGGCCGTACAGACCTTAAAGCTCTTGCAGCCATGATAGATACAGACACCGCGGCAGTGGTTGCGCAGAACCCGAATTTTTACGGTTTTGTTAATGATTATACTTCCGTGTTCGCTCAGGCGGCAGAAAATGGCGCGGCATCCATATTATCTTTTTACCCGGTATCGCTTGGAATTTTAAAGACGCCCGCGGAAATGGGCGCGGATATCGCCGTAGCAGAAGGGCAGTCTTTGGGGCAGCCGCTTTCATTTGGAGGGCCTTACCTTGGCATAATGGCTGTAAACAAAAAATTCATGAGAAAAATACCCGGCAGAATAGTGGGCGAGACCACAGATAAAGAAGGGCGCACGGTTTATGTGCTTACGCTTCAGGCAAGGGAACAGCACATAAAAAGGGAAAAAGCCACTTCCAATATCTGCAGCAATCAGGCGCTGTGCGCGCTGCGGGCTGTTGTGTTTTTGTCGCTTATGGGAAAAGAGGGATTTAAAAAACTGGCTCTTATAAACCTTGAAAGGGCGGAGTATTTAAAAACAAAACTATCCGAAATATCCGGGATTGAAGTTTTAACCGGACCCACGTTTAACGAATTCTCCGTAAAGTTAAAAAAAGAAGCGCAGGTGTTTTTTAAGGAGATGTCCGCGAAAGGTTTTATAGCGGGGCTGCCTGCTTCTGTTTTTTACCCGCAGGATAAAAATACCATTATTATGAATGCCACGGAAAAAAAGACGGTAACACAGATAGACCTTTTTATAAAAGCCGTTAAAGAATGTGTTTAG
- the gcvH gene encoding glycine cleavage system protein GcvH yields the protein MNVAEGYFYTKEHEWVKIDGKKAKIGITDYAQHKLGDITFCEPPEKGLNVKQFGVITGIESVKAASDIYSPISGKVINTNPDLEDSPGLINSSPYEKGWIAELEITDASETKNLIDAEAYRQYLAGLE from the coding sequence ATGAACGTAGCTGAAGGTTATTTTTACACAAAAGAACACGAGTGGGTAAAAATTGACGGAAAGAAAGCAAAAATAGGAATTACGGATTACGCGCAGCACAAACTTGGGGACATTACTTTCTGCGAACCTCCGGAAAAAGGATTAAACGTGAAACAGTTTGGCGTGATAACCGGAATTGAATCCGTTAAAGCCGCGTCTGATATCTATTCACCCATATCCGGCAAGGTAATTAACACTAATCCTGACCTGGAAGACAGCCCCGGACTTATCAATTCTTCGCCTTATGAAAAAGGATGGATCGCGGAGCTTGAAATAACAGACGCTTCAGAGACAAAAAACCTTATAGACGCCGAAGCATACAGGCAGTATCTTGCAGGTCTTGAATAA
- the gcvT gene encoding glycine cleavage system aminomethyltransferase GcvT, with protein MANDKKTPLFDEHVRLNALMAPFAGYSMPIHYGSIIEETKITRAGCAIFDISHMGEIIVNEDPSNCSLDRAITVPVTKMKEGSCKYGFLLNENGTAIDDLIVYRIKNNEWMIVVNASNEIRDYETIKSRLAPSAKIQNISDDSAKFDVQGPASYDVMKKIAGTGLAELKYFTFKKFPLLGEDRIISRTGYTGELGFEVYLDNANAAAFWNEAVKNGAVPAGLGSRDILRSEAGLPLYGDELTEDITPVEAGMEKFIDFEKEFTGKAALLKQIETGVEKKLCGFKIDGRRTPRHSSPILKDGAAIGTVSSGVFSPHLNCGIGMGYVKPQFAEIGTAFEIDLGRGTAAATVTQMPFLKSASIRMTLK; from the coding sequence ATGGCTAACGATAAAAAAACACCATTATTTGATGAACACGTACGTTTAAACGCGCTTATGGCGCCCTTTGCCGGGTACAGCATGCCCATTCATTACGGCTCTATTATCGAAGAAACAAAAATCACCCGCGCCGGTTGTGCCATATTTGATATAAGCCATATGGGTGAAATAATTGTAAATGAAGACCCGTCAAACTGCTCGCTTGACAGGGCAATTACCGTACCTGTCACAAAGATGAAAGAGGGCAGCTGCAAGTACGGTTTTCTTCTAAATGAAAACGGCACAGCCATAGATGACTTAATTGTTTACAGAATAAAAAATAACGAATGGATGATAGTTGTAAACGCTTCCAATGAGATACGCGACTATGAAACCATAAAGTCAAGGCTTGCACCATCCGCCAAAATACAGAACATCTCCGATGATTCCGCAAAGTTTGACGTACAGGGGCCTGCATCATACGACGTAATGAAAAAAATTGCAGGCACAGGCCTTGCGGAATTGAAATATTTTACCTTTAAAAAATTTCCGTTATTGGGAGAAGACAGAATAATAAGCAGGACAGGGTATACCGGCGAACTGGGTTTTGAAGTGTATCTGGATAACGCAAACGCGGCAGCTTTCTGGAACGAAGCCGTAAAAAACGGCGCGGTGCCTGCAGGGCTTGGAAGCCGCGACATATTAAGGTCTGAAGCCGGGCTTCCGCTGTACGGCGACGAACTGACCGAAGATATTACCCCTGTTGAAGCGGGTATGGAAAAATTCATTGATTTTGAAAAAGAGTTCACGGGCAAAGCCGCGCTTTTAAAGCAGATTGAAACCGGCGTTGAAAAAAAGCTGTGCGGTTTTAAAATAGACGGAAGGCGTACGCCAAGGCACAGTTCCCCAATATTAAAAGACGGCGCAGCAATCGGCACGGTATCAAGCGGTGTATTTTCGCCGCATTTAAACTGCGGCATAGGCATGGGATATGTTAAACCGCAGTTCGCTGAAATCGGTACCGCTTTTGAAATAGACCTTGGCAGGGGAACGGCAGCGGCAACAGTTACACAAATGCCTTTTCTTAAAAGCGCGTCAATAAGGATGACACTTAAATAA